A genomic stretch from Pristiophorus japonicus isolate sPriJap1 chromosome 6, sPriJap1.hap1, whole genome shotgun sequence includes:
- the wnt11f2 gene encoding protein Wnt-11, whose translation MEMGIRCMLLLVLLHWRRCGAIQWLGIAVSGTALGWNHTQHCKLAGGLVPDQVQLCRRNLELMHSIVFAAKQTRLVCQKTMADMRWNCSSIHLAPHFSPDLNRGTRESSFVYALSSAALSHSIARFCASGELPSCSCGLIPAEVPRPDFRWGGCGDNLRYGLQLGSVFADAPMKGNRAGTQANRLMNMHNNDVGRQMLIDSLETKCKCHGVSGSCSVKTCWKGLQELNNIAVDLKAKYLAATRVIHRHVGTKKQLVPKELDIRPVRESELIYLVGSPDYCTTSEKQGSYGTQERQCNKTSMGSDSCNLMCCGRGYNAYTETIIERCNCKYHWCCYVTCKKCERTAERYVCK comes from the exons ATGGAGATGGGCATTCGCTGTATGTTGCTGCTGGTTCTGCTTCACTGGCGGCGGTGCGGCGCCATACAGTGGCT TGGCATCGCGGTGAGCGGCACGGCGTTGGGCTGGAACCACACTCAGCATTGCAAGCTGGCCGGTGGCTTGGTGCCggaccaggtgcagctctgccggaGGAACCTGGAACTCATGCACAGCATCGTCTTCGCGGCTAAGCAGACGCGCTTGGTGTGCCAGAAAACCATGGCAGACATGAGGTGGAACTGCTCCTCCATCCACTTAGCACCCCACTTCAGTCCGGACTTGAACAGAG GAACAAGGGAATCATCCTTTGTGtatgccctctcctctgctgcacTCAGTCACTCCATCGCTCGGTTCTGTGCTTCTGGTGAATTGCCAAGCTGCTCTTGTGGTCTGATCCCGGCTGAGGTGCCCAGGCCTGACTTCAGGTGGGGTGGTTGTGGGGACAACCTGCGCTATGGGCTGCAGCTTGGCTCTGTTTTTGCAGATGCACCAATGAAAGGCAACAGGGCTGGAACACAGGCAAACAGGCTGATGAATATGCACAACAATGACGTTGGCAGACAG ATGTTGATTGATTCATTGGAAACCAAGTGCAAGTGCCATGGTGTTTCGGGCTCATGCTCTGTAAAAACCTGCTGGAAGGGATTGCAGGAACTAAacaacattgctgtggatctgaagGCAAAGTACCTGGCAGCCACCAGAGTGATCCACCGTCACGTTGGCACAAAGAAACAGCTCGTGCCCAAAGAGCTCGACATAAGGCCGGTTCGGGAGAGTGAGCTGATTTACCTGGTGGGCTCACCTGACTACTGTACAACAAGTGAAAAGCAAGGCTCCTACGGCACTCAAGAGAG ACAGTGTAACAAGACTTCCATGGGCAGCGACAGCTGTAACCTAATGTGCTGTGGCCGGGGATACAATGCGTACACAGAGACGATTATAGAGAGATGCAATTGCAAATATCACTGGTGCTGTTACGTAACCTGCAAAAAATGTGAAAGGACTGCAGAAAGGTATGTGTGTAAGTAA